A single window of Hyla sarda isolate aHylSar1 chromosome 2, aHylSar1.hap1, whole genome shotgun sequence DNA harbors:
- the LOC130357962 gene encoding omega-hydroxyceramide transacylase-like isoform X2: MGALKKIILDAANEARKTIFGPFFPTFNLLTILRKGILSLLPDNAHEVATGRLSVALTRLSDGKNQMVSNFKSKEEVVQALICSCFVPFYCGFVPPLFRGVRYIDGGFTNFQPFYGFKSVTTVSPFTGEIDICPRDCPVSHLCFQVFNTSFQLSIGNLCRLSHALFPPPTVVLNNFYCQGYKDAVFYLISNGKFQWRLAYPISEKCFTNHKSFKRRMQEIIMGKYPVELRI; this comes from the exons GTGCGCTAAAGAAAATAATCTTAGATGCAGCCAATGAAGCTAGGAAAACCATATTTGGGCCATTTTTTCCAACTTTTAATTTATTAACCATTTTACGGAAAGGTATTCTCAGCCTTTTGCCTGACAATGCACATGAGGTTGCAACAGGAAGACTCAGTGTTGCTCTCACGCGTCTATCCGATGGAAAAAACCAAATGGTTTCTAATTTCAAGTCCAAAGAGGAGGTTGTGCAG GCTCTTATCTGCAGTTGTTTTGTTCCTTTTTATTGTGGCTTTGTGCCACCTTTATTTCGAGGAGTG AGATACATTGATGGTGGATTTACAAACTTTCAGCCATTTTATGGTTTTAAGTCGGTAACAACTGTATCCCCCTTCACAGGGGAGATAGACATTTGTCCCAGAGATTGCCCTGTCAGCCATCTATGCTTTCAAGTTTTCAATACCAGCTTCCAGCTCTCAATCGGGAACCTGTGTAGACTGAGCCATGCTTTATTCCCACCACCAACCGTA GTACTCAATAACTTTTACTGCCAAGGTTATAAAGATGCTGTTTTTTATCTAATTTCCAATGGAAAATTCCAATGGCGCCTTGCATATCCGATCTCTGAGAAATGCTTCACCAACCATAAGAGTTTTAAAAGAAGAATGCAAGAAATTATTATGGGAAAATATCCTGTGGAACTGCGTATTTAA